The sequence CCACCGACGAGCACTTCCGCGTGATCCAAGTGACGCCGCCCGGCTCCCCGGCGTCGGTCATCTTCGGCACCGGCCTCACCACCGCGACGCCCGGCTCGGTCCAGGGCCTGCACCTTGCCGTCGACGACATCGAGGCCGCCCACGCCGAGCTGTCCGGGCTCGGCGTCGGCATCAGCGAGGTGTTCCACGACGCCGGGGGTGTCTTCCACCACGCCGGCACCGAGGGCCGGGTGCCGGGTCCGGACCCGAAGCGCGG is a genomic window of Cryptosporangium minutisporangium containing:
- a CDS encoding VOC family protein; translated protein: MDLKLEVVVIPVSDVDKAKDFYTGLGWRLDADFTTDEHFRVIQVTPPGSPASVIFGTGLTTATPGSVQGLHLAVDDIEAAHAELSGLGVGISEVFHDAGGVFHHAGTEGRVPGPDPKRGSYASFASFADPDGNEWVLQEITTRLPGR